In the genome of Streptomyces aquilus, the window CCTGCGCGGCATGGACGCCGAGCCGACACCGCCCAGGGACGCGCTGGCCCGGCTCCTCGCCGCGTCGGGCATCACCGACGCCGCGATACCCAACGGTCTCGACGAGCGCGCCGCCCTGTGGCGGTCACTGCTGAGTGAGCGCCGGGTGCTCCTGCTGCTCGACAACGCCGTCGACGAGGACCAGGTCCGCCCCCTGCTGCCCGGTTCCGGGCCGTCACTGACGCTGGTCACCAGCCGCAACTCCCTGGCGGGCCTGGACTCCGTCCACCGCACCGATCTGGCACTGCTGCGTCGCGAGGAGGCCGTGGAACTCCTGACCCGTATCCTCGGCCCGGAACGCGTCCTGGCCGAGGCCCAGGCCGCCCGTGACCTCGCCGACCTGTGCGGGCACCTGCCGCTGGCGGTCCGCATCGCCGGACAACGCCTCCTCAGCCGGCCGCACGAACGCCTCACCAAACTCGTCACCCGCCTGGCCGCCGAAGGACGCCGCCTCGACGGGCTCCAGGCCGGCAGCCTGCGGGTGCGTGCCGCGTTCGCCCTCTCCTACCGTCAACTCCCGCCCGTCACACGGACCTTCCTGCGCCGCGCCGCGCTGGCCGAAGGCCCTGACTTCAGCCCTGAGACCGGTGCCCTGCTGGCCAACCTCTCCTTCGACGCGGCCGTCGACTGCGCCGAGGAACTCACCGACGCCGGGCTGCTCCAGAGCGACGCCGTCGCCGAGCGGTACCGCTTTCACGATCTGCTCAGGCTCTACGCCCTCGAACAGACCGAGTCGGAGGACCGTCCCGACATCCGCGACGCCGCCCTCGACCGTACGGCGCGCTGGATGCTCGAACGGGCCACCGCCGCCGCGCTCCACTACGAGGTCCACCAGGAGCGGACCACACCCGCCCAAGACCCCGATCCCGACACGGCACCGGTCGGCAAGAGCGAGGCACGGCGGTGGCTGGAGGCCGAGCGTGCGCAGTGGCTGGCCGCGCTGCACCGGGCGCACCGATCCGGCTGGCACCAGGAGGTCCTCGACACCGCGCAGGCCATGCACTGGTTCTCCGACATGACCCAGCACTGGGAGCAGTGGGTGGAGGTGTTCACCTGCGCCACCGACTCGGCACGCGCACTGGGCGACCGCCGACAAGAAGCGGTCCACCTCAACTACCTCGCCTGGGCCCACAACCTCTGTGCGCACAACCCGGAGGCCGCCCTGACCGCGGCCGACGCCGCACTGGAGGCCGCCCGTGAGTGCGGGGACGGGCTTCAGGAAGGCTGGGCGCTCGGCTACGGCGCAGGCGCCCTCCACCGGCAGGGCAGGGCCGAGGACGCGCACGACCGACTGCGGGAGTCGGCCCGCCGCCTCGCGGCGCTGGACGCCCCCGAGGCCCGGCCGGCCGAGCTGACCATCCTCAACACCCTGGGCAACCTGCTGCGGCACACCGGCCGGGCGGCCGAGGCGCTGGAGATCCATCGCCGCAGCGAGCGGATCTGCCGGACGGGGTTTCCCGGCCGCTCGGACGAGCTGGTGAGCCTGTATCACGCGGTGGCCCGGCAGCAGATCGGCAACGACCTGGTGGCCCTGGAGCGCTGGCACCAGGCCGAAGCGCCACTGCGCCAGGCACTCGCCGACTTCGAGGCGGCACACATGCCCATCTGGGCCGAGCAGGCCCGCCTGGACCTGGGGCGTGCGCTCAGTGGCATCGGGCACCCCGAGGCCCGGCAGACGCTGCTCACCGCCCGGGACTCTCTCGCGGCGCTGAACAGCCCGCTGCACGTCGAGGCCACGGCTGCACTGGCTGCCCTCGACACCCACGAGGGGGCCTCCGCCGCCGGCTGATGGGCGCGGCCTCCTTCTCCGTGGTCTTCGCGGAACGCGTGGCGCTGGGAGTCGTCCTGGGGCCGGTTCCGGTATGGGCCCATGAAGTCGCGGCGAGGTGGGGCCGGATGACTTCACCTCGTATTTGGTTCCACCGGGTTCCCTGTCTTGCTCCTGGAGGGGCCCCGCTGATCGCCAGACCTTGAGGTCTCGGAGCCGAACGGCTCTCGGACTGCTGTGGCAGGAAGCGGCCCCCGCTGCGAGCCATCGGTCGGCGTCGCCTGTGGCCAGGTCGTGGTCTCGCCGGCGCGGCAGAAGCCGGGGACCTCCCCTTGACGGCGGTCCGGAGCAGGTCAGTGACCAGGCCGCGAGCGCATCTGCCACTGGGTCATCGCACCGAAGGCGAGAACGTTGGCTCGGCGGGTGGTGAAGCGCGAGGTCAGGGTCATCACCCAGTTGAAGGCGCCGGAGACGACGCTGGGCGGCGGGTTGCGCCGGTCCAGCGTGCGCAGCGCGGTGGTGACCACCTGACTCGGCGTCTGCAACCGGACACCGCGGGCCATGTCGTCGGAGCCGGCCGCGTCGAAGAACTCGGTGCGGGTCGGGCCCGGGGAGAGCGCGAGCACCCGCAGGCCGGTCCCCCGCGATTCCTGCCACAGCGCCTCGGTGAAACTCAGCACGAAGGCCTTGGTCGCCCCGTAGACCGCGGCATTGGGCCACGGCTGGTACCCGAGAGAGCTGGCGACGTTGACGAGGACACCGGTCAACTGGCCGATGAACGCCCTGGTGACGTCGACCAGGCTGGCCACGTTCAGGCCGATCTCCTGCTGGACCCGTGCCGCGTCCTCCTGGCGGAACGGACTGTGGGTGCCGAAACCGGCGTTGTTGACGAGGCTGGTGACGGTGATCCCACGCCGGGCCACCTCTCTGGCCAGCGCATCGCCCGCGGCAGCCACCGTGAGGTCGAACGGCACCACCGTGACGGTGACCTGGTGCTTCGCGGACAGCTCGTCGGCCAGGGCCTGAAGCCGGTCCGCGCGTCGGGCGACCAGCACGAGGTCCGAGCCGCGCGCGGCGAACTGGCGGGCGAACTCCGCGCCGAGTCCGGCACTCGCCCCGGTGATCAATGTGGTCTGGGTGCGGTAGTCGATCTTCTTCATGGCAGTCAGGGACACGGTGCCCTCGCGGGTACCTCCTCCCCTGCTCCTTTCAATCCTTGCGACGGTCGGCGACCGTCATCGAGTGCTCATCTGTGGCAGGCCTCCTTGCGGAGGTGTGCGCCTCGGCCATGCCCTGGCCGCTGCACGGGCGGCCGCACTTGTGTGGAGGTGCTGAGGGGCGGCGGGCGCCGGCGCTGTTTCCTTCACCGCAGGAGGAAGTTGAGGAGGGTTTCGGTGCGCTTGTTGAAGGGGGCGCGCAGCAGCCGGGTGGCGTTCCAGCGTCCTTGTACGTAGATGCCCTTGGGGTGGCTGAGGGTGCGGAAGCCTTCGATGCCGTGGTACTTGCCCATCCCGCTGGCGCCGACGCCGCCGAAGGGGAGGTCGTCCTGCGCGACGTGCATGACCGTGCCGTTGACGGTGACGTTGCCGGAGGTCGTGCGGTCAAGGACCTTGCGCCGCTCGGGGCCGTTGTCGCCGAAGTAGTAGAGCGCGAGCGGGCGCGGCCGTGCGTTGACGTAGTCGACGGCGTCGTCGATGTCGCGGTAACCGAAGACCGGCAGGATGGGGCCGAAGATCTCCTCGTGGGCGATGCGCATGTCGTCGGTGACGCCGAGCACGACGGTCGGTGCGAGGGTGTGCGGGCGGCGGGCCGCGTCGCCCGGCCGGTGTCCGACCTCGATGATCCGCGCCCCGTGAGCCCGGGCGTCGTCTATCAGGTCGGTGAGGATCCCGTACTGCTTGTCGTCGATGATCGAGGTGTAGTCGTCGCCGGTGGGGCCGTCGGGGTAGGCAGTCTTCACCAGCCTGTCGTAGGCGGCGATGAAGGCGTCGATCTCGGATTCGTGCACCAAGGCGTAGTCGGGGGCGATGCAGGTCTGCCCGCCGCTGAGAAGCTTGCCGAAGACGATGTCGGACACGACCTGGTCGCGGACGTGTCCCTTGGCCACGATGGTCGGGGACTTACCTCCGAGCTCCAGCGTGACGGGGACGAGGTGGTCACTGGCCGCCTTCATCACGGCCCGACCGACCTCGGTGCTGCCGGTGAAGACGAGATGGTCGAACGGCAGGGAGGAGAACGCGGAGCCGTCACCGCTGACCATCGTGACCTGCTCCGGCGGGAAGAGTTCGCTCAGCATCGACGCGAGCACCGCGTTCGTGGCCGGCGTCAGCTTCGACGGCTTGAGCATCACGCGATTGCCGGCCGCGATCGCGGTGACCACGGGCATCAGCGACAGATTGACCGGATAGTTCCACGGCGAGATGACGCCCACCACGCCGAGCGGCTGGTACTCGATGCGGTTGCTGCCGAAACGCAACAGCAGCTCGATGTGGCGGTGGGTCGGGCGCATGAACCGGCGAAGGTTGCGGTGCAGGTAGTCGATGCCCTGCACGACGCCCACGACCTCCATCAGCGCGCTCTCGTGCCGCGAGCGATGTCCGAAGTCGGCGTTGATCGCCTCCTCGATGTCGCCGCGCCGGGCTATCAGTGCCTTCTTGAACCTGGCCAGATCGCTGCGCCGGGCGTCCAGGGAGGGCGCTCCGTCGCGGAGGTAGGCGGCGCGCTGGGTCTGGAGGATGTGCTGGAAGCGCTCCGCGTCGGTGGGCTGAGTGGTGACGTCGGTGAGGGTCATGACGGCGTTCCTTAGCGGTTGATGAGGGCGGCGGGGACGGAGTCGACGTCGCTCATGACATTCACCCTACGCACTGTTTTGCACTGAGTGCAAGTAGATGCATTAAGTGAGACGAAGTACCATCGGTGCATGACTCGGAAACCCGCCCCCATCCGGGAACAGACCCGGTCCGTGGTGCGATCGCTGCTCGCCCAGACCGCCATCGAGCTGTTCGCCGCCAAAGGCTTCGGCAACACGACCCTCGACGAGGTCGCCGCCGCAGCGGGCGTCTCCCGGCGGACCCTGTTCAACTACTTCCGCAACAAGGAAGACCTCGCGCTCAGCGGCCTGGACGAACAGGGCGAACTGATCGCCGCGCGCCTCGCCGAGCGGCCGGCCGACGAGGACGCCTGGACGGCGCTGCGCGCGGCGTTCCAGGTGCTCGAGGAGATCGACATAACAGCCGAGGGGCGCCTTGAGTTCATCTCCCTGCTGTTCGGCAACGACTCCCTACGCGCCGGACACGCCGAGAAGCAAGGCCGCTGGCAGGACCTGTTCGCACCACTGATCGAGCCGCGACTGCCCGACTCCGACCGCCGCACCCTGCAAGCCCGCGCGATCGCAGCCGCGGCGATCGTCTGCATGCAGGCAGCCAACGAGGAATGGGTACGCCTGGGCGGACAGGTCGACATGTTCGACCTCTACGACACCGCCGTACAGGCCATCCGCCGCCCGATCTGAAACGTCAACAGGCCCTGACGACCTCAGGCGAAGTCTGCCGCCGTGATGCCGTCGGGATGTCCGGGCGGCCACTCCACGAGCTCGATCCGGTAGCCGTCCGGGTCGGCCGGTGCGGCGTCGGGGCGGTGCACCAGTTTCAGCGAGGCCGCCGGTTCGCCGGGGAAGGTGAGGAGGACGAGGCGAGCCCCGCCGCCGAGTTCGACCCGGCCCAGTTCGGCATAGCCCAGGGCCGTGTAGAACGCCGGCGAGCGGGCGAGGTCGCTGACGCGGTAGGAGACGAAGAGCGTCTTCACGCCGCCGCCTCCTCGGATCGCCGCACCCGGTAGCGCAGATGCGTGACGTCCCGGTCGTCGAGGCGTCGGACGAGGTCCAGTTCGATGTGAGCGCCGCCCAGGTGCTCGAACAGCCGCCGGCGCTCCACCATGACCGGCCGGTCCCCGGCGGCCGCGCGGGCGCAGTCGTCGACATCGGTGACGAAACGCGCGTGGCCGGGTGGGACGTCCCCGTCCGCCACCTGGTACGACACTGGAATCCGGCGTTTCCTCCGGCGCCGAAGGGCCGGGTTGTCACACGGAAGCATTCAGGCAACCGTCAAACTCATCGGCCCGATGCGCCCGCCCTGCTGTCGGCCTCTGCGGCGACTGACAGCAAGGCGGCGCCCAAAGTGCTCATGCCAGGGCCTTCTGCCTGCACACGGCGGCTGTCCGAGCGGCAGACTCAGCGCTGTACGACGTCGTCCTGCCGGAGATAGAGGTCGCGCAGCAGGGAGATCTCCGCGCCGTGATGGATCAACTCCCTGTTGACGTGCAGGATCATGCCCTCCATGGGGCGCCGCTCGGGACCCACCGCGGGCGGATTGTCCAGGTCGGCGTCTGAGAGTCCGCGGACTCCGGCGTTCCAGCTCTCGTACATCTCGTCGAGCTGTTTCAGCGCCTCGTCAGCGGTCCCCGCGTAGGCGAACGTCTCGGACTCGACGTCCTGGCCACCGAAGTGCCACCCCACTCGATAGCCCAGGCAGGAGACGATGATGTGGGCCAGCCGCCAGGCGATCGTGGTCACCGGCGTCGGCTCCGGGGCAGTGGATGCGAGGTCCATCCTCCACTCCCCCGAACCTTCCGTCATCGGTGCGGCCGACGTGCCACGTGGGCGGATGCTCCAGCAGCCGGGCACCGGCTCCCAGAAGTACTCCTCGTCGGTGAGCCCCTCCAGCCGAGGCCGCAGGTTCGTGCGCCAGTACCAATCCAACTGCTCCGCGAGCCGCTCACTTCTTGTCATTTCCGCACACTACCTACAGCGGAGACGTGACTGCGCCCTGCGCGGACGCCGTCACCGGTAGCAGGTCGCAGGGTGGTCGCGGCGTCCAGCCCGACCGGGAGCCCCTCCCCGCCGCCCGAACGACGGTGCGCGGCCTGCCGGAACCCTGAGCTCTGAGGATCTCCGGCAGGCCGGCCTTGTTCGACTCTGGACGGCTCAGCTGCTCAGACCGCCGCCGACTTCTGGATGCGCGGGTGATCTCCAGGGCCCACCGCACCGTCTTCGCCAGGCGACCCAGCAGGGTGTCCAGCTCGTCGGTGCTGTCGCCGTATCCTCCGCGGCCGGATGATCCGGGTCAGGGTCTTGAGGTGCTCCGCGATGTGCGGCTAGGCGGACATGTGGGCGTCCACGTAGGTCATGTTCCAGGTTTCGATGTCCGCGGGAACAAGAGGTGCGGTGCCGGGTCGGCCCAGGATCTTCGCGCACAGCACACTTCCGCGACGTCGTAACCGGCGATGGGGGCGAGCTCGTGTTCGCCGAAGGGCAGGCGCAGTTCACCGTCGGCCAGTGAACTCAGTGTCCTCACGTCCGGTGGAGGTGGGGCGCCTGTTCAGAAAGCCTGGACAGCGCCTGCGCGTCAGCCGGTGAGCTGGTTCATCTTGCGGATCTGCTTGTCGAAGACCCCGGCGGGAGCGAGGCGGCGCAGTACGCGTGCGCGTGCGGCCAGGGGGCCGGCGGTGTAGCGCGGCTTGGGCCTCGGATCGGTCGCTGCCGTGACGATCGACTTGGCGACGACGGCGGGGGCGTCGCCGTCTCTGACCGCATCCGCCATCACACGGTCGACGGCCTGGCGCTGCTTCGCGTACGCGTGCAGGGGGATCTCGGGCTTCGCGCTGTTCGCCTCGAATCCCGTCCTGGTGTAGGCCGGTTCGACGATGAGCGCCCGGACGCCGTGGTCACGGACCTCATGGTCCAGGGACTCGGTGTAGCCCTCGATCGCGTGCTTGGAGGCGGTGTAGGCGGCCATGTAGGGCTGGGGCAGGAACCCGAGCACGGACGAGATGTTGATGATGCGCCCGCGTCGCTGAGCGCGCATGTGCGGCAGGACCTCGTTCACCATGCGCATGACCCCGAAGACGTTGGTGTCGAAGACGGCTTGGGCCTGCTCAACGGAGGTTTCCTCCGCGGCACCCAGTGAGCCCACGCCCGCGTTGTTGACCAGGACGTCGATCCGTCCGAACCGGTCGCTCACCTCCTGGACCAGCGCGGCGACCGAGGAGTCGCTGGCCACGTCGAGGCCGAGGAACGTCACGCCGTCGAGCGGGGTGACGCGTGAGGTGTCCCGGCTGGTGCCGATCACGTCGAAACCCGCTGCGACCAGCGCGAGCGCGGTTTCCTTCCCGATGCCGGATGACGCACCCGTCACGAGTGCCACCGGGCGTCCTGTCGTCATCATGTCTCCTTGACATCGAAAAACCGATCGGTTTCCATCACTGTAAACCGATCGGTTTCCTCGTGCAAGTCGAGGCGGTAACAGGCAGAGAGCGGATGCGGACGCGCCTGCGGCATGCTCGGCACCACACTTGCGGCCACAGAAGTTCGGCCGAACGCAGGGCAGGGAGAAAGCGCTCGGGAAGCGCTGCCGTTCAGCGCACGCCCGCCGCGTCGAGCAGGGTGATCACCGTGGGCCCGACGAGGCCCGGCAGCGTGTCCGCCCTGATGCCGGCGCGGGCGCTGGCACCGTCGAAGACCAGGCTGAGCTGCCGGGCCAGCAGGCCCGGATCGCTCGCTCCACCCCGCTCGGCCTCGGCACGGAAGAAGGCGGTCAGGTTCTCCTTGACCTGATGGGCGACCTGGCTCGCGGGGTGACTCTGGTCCTTGAGCTCGATCTGCGCGGCGAGGAAGGGGCAGCCGTAGAATTCGGGCATGGCCGCCTGCGATTCCACCTGCTCGAAGACGTGCAGGATCCGCTCCCTGGGGGTACGGCCGTCGTCCGCCGCGGGCAGGAGTGTCGCCACGTAGGAGGAGGTGCGCCGCTCCAGACTCGCCGCGAGCAGTTCGTCCTTGCTGTGGAACAGCTGGTACATGGAGCGCTTCGACACTCCGGCCGCCTTGCACAGCGCCTCGACGCCGATATTGACGCCCTCTCGGTACGTGAGCGTGGCCGCCGCCTCCAGCAGCCGCTCCCTGGGGCTCGGTTTCGCTTCAGTGGTCATACCGCGAGATTAACCCAAAGGGAAGTAAATGAAAACCGATCGGTTTCCGAGTGTCGTATGCGAAGAGGCTCGGCGACGGCCCGGGGGAATGGCCGTCGCCGAGCCCTGATAGTGTGCGCGCCCCTCGTCCCCGGCGGGGCGGCACACACGGGGGCCACTCCGAGTAATGGCCCCGTCCTGGGGATGCGGGGGTGGCTCCCGCTATGCCGGGACCGCCGGTTTCGCGGACGTCGTCTCCACCGGGATGCGGTGCAGCCCCTTGCGGTCGTACCACCCCAGCACGCCGAAGCCGAACAGCGCGGCCGCCACGAGAGCGGCTGCCATCATGACCCAGCCCCGGGCCAGACCCGCGTCGCCCTGGGCGTCGTAGTAGAGGATCGAGCGGACGCCACCGGTGATCTGGCGCAGCGGCTCGAACTCCGCGAGGAACCGGTAGAAGCCGGGCAGCGCCTCGATGGGGGTGGTGGCCCCGGCCGTCGGCACCGCCATCCCGATGAAGACCAGCGTGACCACCAGCATGCCGGGCGTGCCGAAGACCGCGAGGAGGGTGAGCGCGCCGAACCCGGCGACCGCGACGGCGCACACCGAGTACAGCCACAGCAGCGGCAGATGGGAGGCGTCCATCCCCATGATGCCGACCGCTCCCGCCATGACCAGGCTGCCCATCACCAGGGACAGTCCGGCCATGAGGGTGCTGCTGATGGCGAGGGTCTGCACCCGGGTCGCCCGGATCAGCGGACGGTGCAGGCGCCGCGGGCCCATGTCGTTGTGGGTGTAGCCGAGGGCGTGGTCGACCTGGCCGCTGATGACGTTGGCGGAGAGCATGCCGACGACCACGAGGGTGAGCGCGTAGTAGAACGCCGTGAGGCCCAGGCCGCTGTGCGAGTCGAGCGGATGGCCGTCCTTCACCGTGACGGCAGCCGGATCGGCGAGCAGGACGCGGGCCGCGGCGGGCAGCTTCGCCTGCGCGGGTCCGATCCGGGCGGTCAGCTCCTTGCCCACTTGCCGCGAGGCGTTCTCGGCCGCCTGGCTGGTCGCCGCCCGGGCCAGGCCGGAGCCGAGACTGCCGGCGGATTGGTTGGTGAGCACCGTCAGTGTCGGGCGGGCCGGGGTGCCGGTGGTCGTGGTGCCGGTCAGTGCGGTGACGGAGGAGGTGAAGTCGGCGGGCACCACCAGTGCGCCGAACAGCTTGCCCTCACCGAGCTCCTCCTTCAGCTCCCGCTCGTCCATCACCTTCCAGTCGATCTTGTCCCCGTTCGCGGTGGACTTCCTGATCGACGCGGTGATCTGAGCCCCCAGGTTGACCTGGCCCGCTCCCTTGTCCGCGTTGACCAGGCCGACGGGCAGCTTGGTCATGTGACCGACCGGATCGATGTTGGCGCCGACGTAGAACACGGCGAACAGCAGCGCGAGTACGCCCGTGATGATGCCGTTGGCCATCCACAGCGGCTTGGCCCGCAGGACGCGGAAGGGGTGAATGCCGCTCATGACGTAGGTGTCTCTCGTTCGGAGGGTGCGGAACGCTTCGCCGGGGGCTGCCAGCCGCCGGTGACTTCCTTGACGGGCTTGTGGGGGAATCGGCGCCGGGCGTACTCCTGGGCCTGCGAGCCCGGCAGGACGTAGAGCGTTTCCTTCTTCTCCTGGAGCGGTCGCAGCACGGTGTCCATGAACGACTTGCGGTCGTCCAGGTACGGGCCGAGGACGTCCTCACCGGCGGGGCAGACGGCAAGGCAGTAGCCGGACTTGTAGCCAGGGGGCGAGCTCAGGCTCTGCCACATGGAGGCACTCTCGGAGTCGCTGACCCGGGAGCGGTAGTCGGCGGCGTCCTCGCTGTCGGCCACGGTCTGCGCCCAGTCGGTGAACCCGCTCATGAACTCTCGGTAGTTGTGCGTGGTGCAGGCCAGCCCGTTGAAGGCGCCGTCCTTGGCGATGGCGCCTACCGGGCAGGCGGCGACGCACAACTTGCAGTCGATACAGGGGTTGTAGTCCAGCGCCTGCCCGTACGCGCTCACCTCCGCGTCCACCAATACGGTCACGAGGAGGATGAAGCTGCCGAACTTCGGGTGGATGACGTTGCGGTGCAGGCCCATCACGCCGAGCCCGGCGGCCACCGCGACCGTCTTGTGCGCCACCACCCAGATCCGCTCGCGAGGGAAGCGGTCCATTTCCTGCGGGAAGCCGACGGACGGGTTGAGTGCGCGGTAGCCGGCGTCCTGGAGCGCCTGGGTGACGCTGCGGGCGGCGTGGTTGGCCTGCTCGTCGGCCTGGTGGAACTCCTGGTTGGCCACACTGCGGGCCGGGGAGCGGCAGTTGTCGCGGTTCATCCGCACCGCCATCGCGATCAGGGTGCGGGTGCCGGGCAGCGCGGACTGCACGTACTCACGCTCGCCGGCCAGATCGGGATGGTCCAGGCTGACCGCGGCCGCGTCGTCCGCACCGGCGGCCAGACACAGGTCGCGCAGCCAGTCCGCGTCGACCACGGGCGGTGGGCTCGCGACCTCACCCGCCGCGCGCCGGGCGAGTACCGCCTGCACCGACGGGTGGGCGGCCAGCTTCGCCGGAAGCCGGGGATTCAGCGGTGGTCCCTCGGCGTCGCGCGCGGCAGTCATCCGTGCTCCTCGTCGCTCGGGTCCGGAACTCGGCGTCCGAACGCCGAGAAACCGATCGGTTCACCACCGTAAACTGATCGGTTTCCCCATGCAAGTGTCATGCACGGACGCAGGTTGCGGCCCCGAGCCACGAACGCCCACAAGGCCCCTCACAACAGGCGGCCTGCCCCTCTTCCCGTCGATGCTCCCGAAGCCGATGTCGTGCGGCGGTGCGGCCGCGGTCCTGCCGACAGGCTGGTCTCGCTGCTCACTGCCCGCGGTGCTCGCCGTGCCGGGACCGACGAGATCAACGAAGCGATCGCGTCCGCCCGCTCCGGCCGGGGCATCAAGCCCGTACGGGTCTTCGTTCTTCGCGGCCTTCCCCGACTTCGCGGCCTTCCCCGACTTCGCCGCCTTCCCCGACTTCGCCGCCTTCCCCGACCTCGTGCACCGGCCGCACCGGATCGTCGCCGCGCAGGACAAGGTCGCCGTCGAGGTCGAGGTGACCGGC includes:
- a CDS encoding TetR/AcrR family transcriptional regulator, producing MTTEAKPSPRERLLEAAATLTYREGVNIGVEALCKAAGVSKRSMYQLFHSKDELLAASLERRTSSYVATLLPAADDGRTPRERILHVFEQVESQAAMPEFYGCPFLAAQIELKDQSHPASQVAHQVKENLTAFFRAEAERGGASDPGLLARQLSLVFDGASARAGIRADTLPGLVGPTVITLLDAAGVR
- a CDS encoding TetR/AcrR family transcriptional regulator, producing the protein MTRKPAPIREQTRSVVRSLLAQTAIELFAAKGFGNTTLDEVAAAAGVSRRTLFNYFRNKEDLALSGLDEQGELIAARLAERPADEDAWTALRAAFQVLEEIDITAEGRLEFISLLFGNDSLRAGHAEKQGRWQDLFAPLIEPRLPDSDRRTLQARAIAAAAIVCMQAANEEWVRLGGQVDMFDLYDTAVQAIRRPI
- a CDS encoding ATP-binding protein, with protein sequence MRGAMPAGDEFRQRLRHFRTRAGLSQEALSEAAGVSVRALADMERGRTLGPQRRTVQALAEALKLDDDEAADLEKSAALGRPRPRAATAPAGPNILALPRDIRDFTARGPALARLLELAATLDDGKPGGDEPAEPTAVSPVSVITGQPGLGKTAFAVHAAHRLAPRFPDGQFALDLRGMDAEPTPPRDALARLLAASGITDAAIPNGLDERAALWRSLLSERRVLLLLDNAVDEDQVRPLLPGSGPSLTLVTSRNSLAGLDSVHRTDLALLRREEAVELLTRILGPERVLAEAQAARDLADLCGHLPLAVRIAGQRLLSRPHERLTKLVTRLAAEGRRLDGLQAGSLRVRAAFALSYRQLPPVTRTFLRRAALAEGPDFSPETGALLANLSFDAAVDCAEELTDAGLLQSDAVAERYRFHDLLRLYALEQTESEDRPDIRDAALDRTARWMLERATAAALHYEVHQERTTPAQDPDPDTAPVGKSEARRWLEAERAQWLAALHRAHRSGWHQEVLDTAQAMHWFSDMTQHWEQWVEVFTCATDSARALGDRRQEAVHLNYLAWAHNLCAHNPEAALTAADAALEAARECGDGLQEGWALGYGAGALHRQGRAEDAHDRLRESARRLAALDAPEARPAELTILNTLGNLLRHTGRAAEALEIHRRSERICRTGFPGRSDELVSLYHAVARQQIGNDLVALERWHQAEAPLRQALADFEAAHMPIWAEQARLDLGRALSGIGHPEARQTLLTARDSLAALNSPLHVEATAALAALDTHEGASAAG
- a CDS encoding DinB family protein — its product is MTRSERLAEQLDWYWRTNLRPRLEGLTDEEYFWEPVPGCWSIRPRGTSAAPMTEGSGEWRMDLASTAPEPTPVTTIAWRLAHIIVSCLGYRVGWHFGGQDVESETFAYAGTADEALKQLDEMYESWNAGVRGLSDADLDNPPAVGPERRPMEGMILHVNRELIHHGAEISLLRDLYLRQDDVVQR
- a CDS encoding 4Fe-4S binding protein — protein: MTAARDAEGPPLNPRLPAKLAAHPSVQAVLARRAAGEVASPPPVVDADWLRDLCLAAGADDAAAVSLDHPDLAGEREYVQSALPGTRTLIAMAVRMNRDNCRSPARSVANQEFHQADEQANHAARSVTQALQDAGYRALNPSVGFPQEMDRFPRERIWVVAHKTVAVAAGLGVMGLHRNVIHPKFGSFILLVTVLVDAEVSAYGQALDYNPCIDCKLCVAACPVGAIAKDGAFNGLACTTHNYREFMSGFTDWAQTVADSEDAADYRSRVSDSESASMWQSLSSPPGYKSGYCLAVCPAGEDVLGPYLDDRKSFMDTVLRPLQEKKETLYVLPGSQAQEYARRRFPHKPVKEVTGGWQPPAKRSAPSERETPTS
- a CDS encoding coniferyl aldehyde dehydrogenase; translation: MTLTDVTTQPTDAERFQHILQTQRAAYLRDGAPSLDARRSDLARFKKALIARRGDIEEAINADFGHRSRHESALMEVVGVVQGIDYLHRNLRRFMRPTHRHIELLLRFGSNRIEYQPLGVVGVISPWNYPVNLSLMPVVTAIAAGNRVMLKPSKLTPATNAVLASMLSELFPPEQVTMVSGDGSAFSSLPFDHLVFTGSTEVGRAVMKAASDHLVPVTLELGGKSPTIVAKGHVRDQVVSDIVFGKLLSGGQTCIAPDYALVHESEIDAFIAAYDRLVKTAYPDGPTGDDYTSIIDDKQYGILTDLIDDARAHGARIIEVGHRPGDAARRPHTLAPTVVLGVTDDMRIAHEEIFGPILPVFGYRDIDDAVDYVNARPRPLALYYFGDNGPERRKVLDRTTSGNVTVNGTVMHVAQDDLPFGGVGASGMGKYHGIEGFRTLSHPKGIYVQGRWNATRLLRAPFNKRTETLLNFLLR
- a CDS encoding SDR family NAD(P)-dependent oxidoreductase, which gives rise to MKKIDYRTQTTLITGASAGLGAEFARQFAARGSDLVLVARRADRLQALADELSAKHQVTVTVVPFDLTVAAAGDALAREVARRGITVTSLVNNAGFGTHSPFRQEDAARVQQEIGLNVASLVDVTRAFIGQLTGVLVNVASSLGYQPWPNAAVYGATKAFVLSFTEALWQESRGTGLRVLALSPGPTRTEFFDAAGSDDMARGVRLQTPSQVVTTALRTLDRRNPPPSVVSGAFNWVMTLTSRFTTRRANVLAFGAMTQWQMRSRPGH
- a CDS encoding DUF3533 domain-containing protein, translating into MSGIHPFRVLRAKPLWMANGIITGVLALLFAVFYVGANIDPVGHMTKLPVGLVNADKGAGQVNLGAQITASIRKSTANGDKIDWKVMDERELKEELGEGKLFGALVVPADFTSSVTALTGTTTTGTPARPTLTVLTNQSAGSLGSGLARAATSQAAENASRQVGKELTARIGPAQAKLPAAARVLLADPAAVTVKDGHPLDSHSGLGLTAFYYALTLVVVGMLSANVISGQVDHALGYTHNDMGPRRLHRPLIRATRVQTLAISSTLMAGLSLVMGSLVMAGAVGIMGMDASHLPLLWLYSVCAVAVAGFGALTLLAVFGTPGMLVVTLVFIGMAVPTAGATTPIEALPGFYRFLAEFEPLRQITGGVRSILYYDAQGDAGLARGWVMMAAALVAAALFGFGVLGWYDRKGLHRIPVETTSAKPAVPA
- a CDS encoding oxidoreductase, which codes for MTTGRPVALVTGASSGIGKETALALVAAGFDVIGTSRDTSRVTPLDGVTFLGLDVASDSSVAALVQEVSDRFGRIDVLVNNAGVGSLGAAEETSVEQAQAVFDTNVFGVMRMVNEVLPHMRAQRRGRIINISSVLGFLPQPYMAAYTASKHAIEGYTESLDHEVRDHGVRALIVEPAYTRTGFEANSAKPEIPLHAYAKQRQAVDRVMADAVRDGDAPAVVAKSIVTAATDPRPKPRYTAGPLAARARVLRRLAPAGVFDKQIRKMNQLTG
- a CDS encoding ester cyclase produces the protein MPGPTRSTKRSRPPAPAGASSPYGSSFFAAFPDFAAFPDFAAFPDFAAFPDLVHRPHRIVAAQDKVAVEVEVTGTHAQGLTAPDGNAIPASGRSLQIGLAAFRHLHDGRVSEYRVYYDYRVDYDDFDLLTQLGLTN